The proteins below come from a single Acidobacteriota bacterium genomic window:
- a CDS encoding acyltransferase, with protein sequence MPADEKESKVSFSHVPSLDGLRAIAVLLVMFYHLELLVPGLRMVAPGGFLGVDVFFVLSGFLITSILLKEYSQTARISLSGFYLRRTLRLVPAFWLFLIVLYLGGDLLLPVKEAAIIYSENNFLYSLTYLMNWHRGLGAVTGNLNHTWSLAIEEQFYVIWSLLLFKAFGISMSRKQIAAGTACLIVILVIQRAVRTAGGTDIDVLYYSTDTRIDAILIGCLTSLIHCWKLIPPAALKSRMFDRITLASLIVGSGIVISFQHQDRLLYYGFLSIFSVSTAVSILWLVSRETSLVHKVLEIRGLRWIGQISYGLYLWHYVFYEFAKNAVPDTMIQVVLGIGLAFGVSVLSFYFLEQPILRLKTFSLKHLRVKPAHQSPSR encoded by the coding sequence ATGCCGGCAGATGAGAAAGAATCAAAGGTGAGTTTCAGCCATGTGCCGAGCCTTGACGGGCTGCGCGCTATAGCTGTCCTGCTTGTGATGTTCTATCATCTCGAACTTTTGGTGCCCGGACTGAGAATGGTCGCGCCCGGTGGCTTCCTGGGCGTGGATGTATTTTTCGTGCTTAGTGGATTCCTTATAACCTCGATCCTTCTTAAAGAATACAGCCAGACAGCCCGGATCAGCCTTTCCGGATTTTACCTGCGGCGCACGCTACGGCTCGTCCCGGCTTTCTGGCTGTTTCTGATCGTTCTCTATCTCGGTGGTGATCTTTTGCTTCCGGTGAAAGAGGCGGCGATCATCTATAGCGAGAACAATTTTCTATATTCTCTGACATACCTGATGAATTGGCACCGCGGATTAGGTGCGGTTACAGGCAATCTGAACCACACCTGGTCGCTCGCTATCGAAGAACAGTTCTACGTGATCTGGTCCCTGCTGCTTTTCAAAGCATTCGGCATTTCGATGAGTAGGAAACAGATCGCGGCCGGCACGGCCTGCCTGATCGTGATCCTGGTGATCCAACGCGCGGTCCGAACGGCTGGCGGAACGGATATAGACGTTCTTTACTATTCGACCGATACGCGCATCGATGCCATCTTGATCGGATGTCTCACCTCATTGATCCATTGCTGGAAGCTCATTCCGCCTGCGGCCCTTAAGAGCAGGATGTTCGATCGGATAACTCTTGCTTCCCTTATTGTTGGTTCTGGAATTGTCATCAGTTTTCAGCATCAGGATCGGCTGTTATATTACGGTTTTCTTTCAATATTCTCGGTTTCGACGGCTGTATCTATCCTGTGGCTCGTCAGTCGGGAAACTTCGCTTGTCCACAAGGTCTTGGAAATACGCGGCCTGCGATGGATCGGCCAGATCTCGTATGGCCTCTATTTGTGGCACTATGTCTTTTACGAGTTCGCGAAGAATGCGGTTCCGGACACGATGATACAGGTTGTGCTGGGAATCGGTCTTGCATTCGGTGTTTCGGTGCTTTCCTTCTATTTTCTCGAGCAGCCAATTCTCAGGTTAAAGACCTTTAGTCTGAAGCACCTGAGGGTGAAACCGGCTCACCAGTCGCCGAGCCGCTGA
- a CDS encoding ABC transporter permease subunit yields the protein MQSGSTNYLNGILAIAKNAFREAVRDRILYNLIVFVLLITVGAIFLGELTAGQEARVIVNLGLSATLIFGTFISIFVGVSLVWKEIEKKTVYSIFSKPIGRGEFIVGKYLGLCATLLANLVVMGTGVTLALLYVGGKQLIGGVWAAVLLIFLELTIITAVAIMFSSFSTPALSALLTFFVFIIGHFSSSLLEVATTVGTKTAVGFFTAIYYVLPNLSHFSFITETANGMLPTGSMIGSAALYAILFDVVLTTITVVIFSRRNFK from the coding sequence ATGCAATCGGGTTCGACCAACTATCTAAACGGTATTTTAGCCATTGCGAAGAATGCCTTTCGCGAGGCCGTTCGTGACCGCATTCTCTATAATTTGATCGTTTTCGTCTTGTTGATCACGGTGGGTGCAATTTTCCTTGGCGAACTGACTGCCGGCCAGGAAGCACGCGTGATCGTAAATCTCGGGCTAAGTGCGACTCTGATCTTCGGAACGTTCATCTCGATATTCGTTGGCGTAAGCCTCGTATGGAAGGAGATCGAGAAAAAGACGGTCTATTCGATCTTTTCAAAGCCGATCGGCCGAGGCGAGTTCATCGTCGGGAAGTATCTGGGCCTGTGTGCGACGCTGCTCGCTAATCTCGTTGTAATGGGAACGGGGGTCACGCTCGCCCTCCTTTATGTAGGCGGAAAGCAGCTGATCGGCGGCGTTTGGGCAGCTGTTTTGCTGATCTTTTTAGAGCTGACGATCATTACCGCGGTCGCGATCATGTTCTCGTCATTTTCGACTCCTGCATTGTCGGCACTTCTCACCTTCTTTGTATTTATTATCGGTCATTTCAGTTCGTCCCTGCTTGAGGTCGCGACGACCGTAGGGACAAAAACGGCTGTAGGATTTTTCACGGCGATCTATTACGTTCTGCCCAATCTATCGCATTTTAGCTTCATCACCGAAACGGCGAACGGCATGCTTCCCACTGGCTCCATGATCGGTTCGGCGGCACTCTACGCGATCCTTTTTGATGTTGTTCTGACGACCATCACGGTAGTAATATTCAGCCGGCGAAATTTCAAATAG
- a CDS encoding ABC transporter ATP-binding protein: protein MEYAVEIKNLSKDYETGFLRKKRVRALDDLTLNVKPGQIFGFLGGNGAGKTTTIKTLMRLQFPTEGSAKILGHDISNVQMHRRIGYCPENPYFYDYLTALEVMDYFGELFGFDKATRTAKTSELLSAVGLQEKDRKKQLRKYSKGMLQRVGLAQSLINDPEIVFLDEPMSGLDPVGRREIRELIAGLREKGTTVFMSTHILSDIEALCDEVAILRQGKLAASGNLSDLLTKTGESRSFEVNIEGVSAEKIREDVEFIAGAAITSRPNGASIHILDEADIEAVLQITRNSGGRLASIQPVKQSLEELFVRETVSQPPA, encoded by the coding sequence ATGGAATACGCAGTCGAAATTAAGAACCTCTCGAAGGACTACGAAACCGGCTTTTTAAGGAAAAAGCGCGTCAGAGCTCTCGACGATCTGACCCTGAACGTAAAGCCCGGCCAGATCTTTGGTTTTCTCGGCGGTAATGGCGCGGGGAAAACAACGACGATAAAGACGCTGATGCGCCTGCAATTCCCAACCGAAGGCTCAGCGAAGATCCTGGGCCATGATATCTCAAATGTCCAAATGCATCGGCGGATCGGTTACTGTCCTGAGAATCCGTATTTCTACGATTATCTGACCGCGCTCGAGGTGATGGATTACTTCGGCGAGTTGTTTGGATTTGATAAAGCGACGCGAACGGCTAAGACCAGCGAATTGCTCAGCGCGGTCGGACTGCAGGAAAAGGATAGGAAAAAGCAGCTTCGTAAATATTCAAAGGGAATGCTCCAGCGTGTCGGCCTCGCGCAGTCGCTTATCAATGATCCTGAGATCGTCTTTCTGGATGAGCCAATGAGCGGCCTAGATCCTGTTGGCCGCCGCGAGATACGCGAGTTGATCGCCGGGCTTCGTGAGAAGGGGACGACGGTTTTTATGTCCACGCACATTCTCTCCGACATCGAGGCTCTTTGCGATGAAGTTGCGATCCTGCGACAGGGCAAGCTCGCTGCTTCCGGGAATCTGAGTGATCTGCTGACAAAAACGGGGGAGTCCCGCTCGTTCGAGGTAAATATCGAAGGCGTTTCCGCCGAAAAGATCCGCGAAGACGTCGAGTTCATCGCGGGTGCGGCGATCACTTCACGTCCCAATGGAGCCTCGATCCATATCCTGGACGAGGCTGATATCGAAGCTGTTTTGCAGATCACACGCAATTCGGGCGGACGTCTCGCATCGATCCAACCGGTAAAACAATCGCTCGAAGAGCTTTTTGTCCGGGAGACCGTATCACAACCGCCTGCGTAA
- the priA gene encoding primosomal protein N', which translates to MFIAPIMSTPETTISAVPTYVEAALPVPLRRVFTYRIPEEMRSSIKLGARLLLPFGRRSVTGYAVGLHATLPPDVDIDESKIKAVIELTDEEPLITPEILKLTQWTADYYSSFWGEMLKASLPAGINSEKVRPKRRKAVRLTRSADTPVRPYTEAQLRIIALLEENGGEMLFTEVLEQAETNASPLNTMAKNGVVEIYVQDVMRDPLAGAALPSKDDFELTAEQQMALDSITMALTDGAKFKSFLLHGVTGSGKTEVYIRAMRFALDAGRSAMMLVPEIALTPVFSRRLRTVFGSEVAILHSNLSVGERYDEWRRIRRGDARIAIGTRSAVFAPLENIGLVVVDEEHDPSYRQHESPFYNARDVAVMRAHLAGAVVVLGSATPAMESFFNAQTGKYTYLQLPDRIGGRGLATAELIDMREVFKRFGKDVALSPELLEAVTETHARGEQVIILLNRRGFSQFVLCRTCGETLKCPNCDITLTFHRGDNKLLCHYCNRRENSPKTCPHCQSEYLYFVGEGTENIADQLSKKFPEMRIARVDRDTMAHKGEMEEVLLKFAAGGLDMLVGTQMIAKGHDFPNVTLVGVISVDIGLGLPDLRSAERTFQLITQVAGRAGRGKKAGKVMIQTYYPDHYALRFAKEQDYLGFYNEEIKFRKRLAYPPFFVLASILIKHRDHACASKMANILRRSLDAANSDKTARILGPAPASLSRLKNEFRLQIILKGVNRRSLREILDIGLADAEQQGCDLRTVNVEIDPVNLM; encoded by the coding sequence TTGTTCATAGCCCCAATAATGTCCACGCCGGAAACGACAATTTCAGCAGTTCCAACGTACGTCGAAGCCGCCCTGCCGGTACCGCTGCGGCGTGTATTTACGTATCGGATACCTGAGGAAATGAGGTCGTCGATAAAGCTCGGGGCTCGATTATTACTGCCCTTTGGGCGGCGAAGTGTGACGGGCTACGCTGTCGGCCTGCATGCGACTTTACCGCCGGACGTCGATATCGACGAGTCAAAGATCAAAGCCGTCATCGAACTCACCGACGAAGAGCCGCTCATCACGCCCGAGATATTAAAGCTCACGCAGTGGACGGCCGATTATTACTCGTCATTCTGGGGCGAAATGCTTAAGGCCTCGCTTCCTGCGGGAATAAACTCAGAAAAAGTTCGTCCGAAACGGCGAAAAGCGGTTCGCCTGACGCGGAGCGCGGACACTCCTGTCCGCCCGTACACAGAGGCTCAACTTCGAATCATCGCTTTGCTCGAGGAAAACGGAGGTGAAATGCTATTCACCGAAGTGCTCGAACAGGCTGAAACAAATGCCTCGCCGCTGAACACGATGGCTAAGAATGGCGTCGTCGAGATATACGTCCAGGACGTAATGCGCGACCCGCTCGCTGGCGCGGCGTTGCCGTCGAAGGATGATTTTGAACTGACGGCTGAACAGCAAATGGCCCTGGATTCGATAACGATGGCCTTGACGGATGGTGCGAAATTCAAATCATTTCTCCTCCACGGTGTGACGGGAAGTGGGAAGACCGAGGTGTACATTCGTGCGATGCGTTTCGCCCTCGATGCTGGGAGATCGGCGATGATGCTGGTGCCGGAGATCGCTTTGACACCGGTATTTTCGCGGCGTTTACGTACGGTCTTTGGTTCGGAGGTCGCGATCCTGCACTCGAATCTGTCGGTCGGCGAACGCTATGACGAATGGCGGCGGATCCGACGCGGCGATGCACGCATCGCGATCGGCACACGCTCGGCGGTATTTGCTCCGCTTGAGAACATCGGCCTCGTCGTCGTTGACGAGGAACATGATCCGTCATATCGCCAGCACGAATCGCCCTTCTACAACGCCCGCGATGTTGCCGTAATGCGTGCTCACCTCGCCGGAGCAGTTGTTGTCCTTGGCTCGGCAACGCCGGCGATGGAATCGTTCTTTAACGCTCAGACCGGCAAATACACGTATCTACAATTGCCTGATCGCATCGGCGGTCGCGGGCTCGCGACGGCTGAGTTGATCGACATGCGCGAGGTGTTCAAGCGGTTCGGTAAGGACGTTGCTTTGTCACCTGAATTGCTCGAAGCCGTGACGGAAACGCATGCTCGAGGCGAGCAGGTCATCATTTTGCTCAATCGCCGTGGATTCTCGCAGTTTGTGCTGTGCCGAACATGCGGCGAGACTCTCAAATGTCCGAACTGCGACATCACGCTCACCTTTCATCGAGGTGACAACAAACTCTTGTGTCACTATTGTAATCGCCGCGAAAACTCGCCGAAAACGTGCCCGCATTGCCAAAGCGAATACCTATATTTCGTCGGTGAGGGAACTGAGAACATCGCCGATCAGCTCTCTAAAAAATTCCCCGAAATGCGGATCGCCCGCGTCGATCGCGACACGATGGCACACAAAGGCGAGATGGAAGAAGTGCTGCTCAAATTCGCGGCGGGCGGACTCGACATGCTCGTCGGTACGCAGATGATCGCGAAAGGGCACGACTTCCCGAATGTAACGCTCGTCGGCGTGATCTCGGTCGATATTGGTCTGGGTCTGCCCGATCTGCGATCAGCAGAGCGGACTTTTCAGCTGATAACGCAGGTCGCGGGCCGTGCGGGACGCGGCAAAAAGGCGGGCAAAGTGATGATCCAAACGTATTATCCCGATCACTACGCTCTGCGTTTTGCTAAGGAGCAAGACTATCTCGGTTTTTACAACGAAGAGATCAAATTTCGCAAACGCCTAGCCTATCCACCGTTTTTCGTGCTCGCGTCGATCCTGATAAAACACCGCGACCACGCGTGTGCGTCGAAAATGGCAAACATTCTGCGGCGTTCGCTCGATGCCGCAAATAGCGACAAGACCGCCCGCATTCTCGGTCCCGCACCGGCTTCGCTATCGCGTCTGAAAAACGAATTCCGCCTACAGATCATCCTCAAAGGCGTCAACCGACGCTCCTTGCGCGAGATACTCGACATCGGCCTTGCCGACGCCGAACAGCAGGGCTGCGACCTGCGAACGGTGAATGTCGAGATCGACCCCGTCAACCTAATGTAA
- a CDS encoding tetratricopeptide repeat protein, whose product MKRSIPFFAALFALSLVLSASAAAQASKCGDRDYTCKIAAYTAQIADNKDDIEAYYNRGIAFQALGKHDEAILDFTKYIGMKPSNLDYLADGYSNRGISYKRLNKLDLAIADYTNAIQLSPGKAFFYFNRGNAYSTKKAFDLAIDDFSSAIGLKADYAGAYVSRGHAYMGKNNGDAAFADFTKAISIDPNESEAYYNRGIIYDDRKDYQKSIADYDKYISLNTNNIAFLSDGYQNRGIAYYNIGNYDRAVKDLTSAIELDPKDGSPYKARAFIYRKQGKIALAEADEKKAASFKK is encoded by the coding sequence ATGAAGAGGTCTATTCCATTTTTTGCCGCGTTATTCGCTCTGAGCCTGGTGCTGTCCGCTTCGGCGGCAGCTCAGGCATCTAAGTGCGGTGACCGCGACTATACGTGCAAGATCGCTGCTTATACGGCTCAGATCGCCGATAACAAGGATGATATTGAAGCCTATTACAATCGCGGGATCGCGTTTCAGGCCCTAGGCAAACACGACGAAGCGATCCTTGATTTCACCAAATACATCGGGATGAAACCGTCAAATCTAGATTACTTGGCGGATGGCTACAGCAACCGTGGAATCAGCTACAAACGCCTGAATAAGCTCGATCTGGCCATCGCTGACTACACGAACGCGATCCAATTGTCGCCCGGAAAAGCGTTCTTTTATTTCAACAGAGGCAATGCTTATTCGACTAAAAAGGCGTTTGACCTCGCGATAGACGATTTTTCAAGTGCGATCGGACTAAAGGCAGACTATGCAGGAGCTTATGTCAGCCGCGGACATGCCTACATGGGTAAGAATAACGGCGATGCGGCATTTGCTGATTTCACCAAGGCCATTTCTATCGATCCGAATGAGTCAGAGGCCTATTACAACCGCGGCATCATCTACGACGACCGAAAGGATTACCAGAAGTCGATCGCGGATTACGACAAATACATCTCTCTTAACACGAACAACATCGCATTCCTTTCGGACGGTTATCAGAATCGCGGGATCGCCTACTATAACATCGGGAATTACGATCGGGCCGTGAAAGATCTCACCTCAGCGATCGAGCTTGACCCTAAAGATGGTTCTCCGTACAAAGCACGAGCATTCATCTATCGCAAACAGGGCAAGATCGCCCTTGCTGAAGCGGATGAAAAGAAGGCCGCATCCTTCAAAAAGTAA
- a CDS encoding S9 family peptidase yields the protein MFKRSIVFLIVSAFLTVSVPAQKFDYPKPRRGDQVDDYHGTKVADPYRWMEDTESAETKAWIEAENKLTNSYLSTIPQRDGIKKRLTEIWNYERYSAPSKITDNFYIYTKNDGLQNQSVLYKATSINDPGKVFFDPNKLRADGTAALGGSAFTDDGKLWAYGVSQAGSDRSEWFVMDVATGKLLPDTLSPNRQGVAAWLKDNSGFYYTSYPPAEKGQELKNTTYFQKLYFHKLGTPQSEDYVVYERPDNKEYFCGAEISEDGNWLIITVGKGTERMNMVYFKNLTMEKAPILPLVENLDNAWNFLGNDGSTFYFQTDKGASRGKVVKVDALAVNKNWVDVIPETPDTLNGVQFLNDQFVLNYMHDAYTKIKIFNTNGKWVRDVALPGIGTAGGFGGKRKDHETFYSYSSYNAPPTIYRYDMKTGKSTVFRTAKVKFDPNTYEVKQVFYPSKDGTKVPMFLTYKKGTKLDGSNPTILYGYGGFNIASTPGFSIARVPWLEMGGIYAVACIRGGSEYGKDWWKGGSRLNKQNVFDDFAYAGKWLIANKYTSTPKLAIQGGSNGGLLVGAVLNQNPDLFGAALPAVGVMDMLRFDKFTIGWAWKSDYGDPADPTDFKAMYAYSPYHNAKPGTKYPATLVTTADHDDRVFPAHSFKYTAAMQAAQAGDAPVLIRIQVRGGHGAGLPTALQIEQQADIYGFLVKNLGMK from the coding sequence ATGTTTAAGAGATCTATAGTTTTTTTGATCGTCAGCGCATTTCTGACGGTCAGTGTGCCGGCACAGAAGTTTGACTACCCTAAACCACGCCGCGGCGATCAGGTTGATGATTACCACGGAACAAAGGTGGCCGATCCTTATCGCTGGATGGAGGATACCGAATCCGCCGAAACCAAAGCGTGGATCGAGGCCGAGAATAAGCTCACGAATTCCTACCTCTCGACCATTCCTCAGCGCGACGGCATTAAAAAACGCCTGACCGAGATCTGGAACTACGAACGCTACTCAGCTCCGTCAAAGATCACTGACAATTTCTATATCTACACAAAAAATGACGGCCTTCAGAACCAGAGCGTTCTCTACAAGGCGACGTCGATAAACGATCCCGGAAAGGTTTTCTTCGACCCGAACAAACTGCGTGCAGACGGTACAGCGGCGCTTGGCGGCTCGGCGTTTACTGATGATGGCAAATTGTGGGCATATGGCGTTTCGCAGGCTGGCTCGGACCGTTCGGAATGGTTTGTGATGGATGTGGCAACGGGCAAGCTTTTGCCTGACACTCTATCGCCAAATCGCCAAGGCGTCGCGGCGTGGCTCAAGGATAATTCGGGTTTTTACTACACGAGCTATCCGCCGGCAGAAAAGGGCCAGGAACTGAAAAATACTACGTATTTTCAAAAGCTATATTTCCACAAACTCGGTACGCCGCAGTCTGAGGATTATGTAGTTTACGAGCGTCCGGATAACAAGGAATATTTCTGCGGAGCCGAGATATCAGAGGACGGAAACTGGCTCATCATCACCGTCGGCAAGGGCACTGAACGGATGAACATGGTCTATTTCAAAAATCTGACCATGGAAAAAGCCCCGATCCTGCCGCTGGTTGAGAATCTGGACAATGCGTGGAATTTCCTCGGTAACGACGGCTCGACCTTCTACTTTCAGACCGATAAGGGAGCCTCGCGCGGCAAGGTCGTGAAGGTCGATGCTCTCGCCGTGAATAAGAACTGGGTCGATGTGATCCCCGAAACTCCGGATACGCTCAACGGGGTTCAGTTCCTAAACGATCAATTCGTGCTCAATTACATGCACGACGCGTATACGAAGATCAAGATCTTTAACACGAATGGTAAGTGGGTTCGCGACGTCGCCCTGCCCGGCATCGGCACCGCCGGTGGTTTTGGTGGAAAGCGTAAGGATCACGAGACCTTTTATTCATATTCGAGCTACAACGCTCCGCCGACGATCTATCGTTACGACATGAAAACCGGCAAAAGCACGGTTTTCCGCACTGCGAAGGTCAAATTCGACCCGAATACCTATGAGGTCAAACAGGTCTTCTACCCGAGCAAAGATGGTACGAAGGTGCCGATGTTCCTCACCTATAAGAAAGGAACCAAGCTCGACGGCTCGAATCCGACGATCCTTTACGGTTACGGCGGTTTTAATATCGCATCGACGCCGGGATTCTCGATCGCACGCGTGCCGTGGCTCGAAATGGGCGGTATTTACGCCGTCGCCTGCATCCGCGGCGGCAGCGAGTACGGCAAAGACTGGTGGAAAGGCGGCTCGAGGCTCAATAAACAGAACGTCTTTGACGATTTTGCCTACGCCGGTAAATGGCTGATCGCTAACAAATACACTTCGACACCAAAGCTCGCCATTCAGGGCGGTTCGAACGGCGGGTTACTCGTTGGAGCTGTATTGAATCAGAATCCTGATCTTTTCGGTGCCGCTCTTCCTGCGGTTGGTGTGATGGACATGCTTCGGTTTGATAAGTTCACGATCGGCTGGGCGTGGAAATCGGATTACGGCGACCCTGCCGACCCGACCGATTTCAAGGCGATGTACGCCTATTCGCCATATCACAACGCTAAACCGGGCACGAAATATCCCGCAACGCTCGTAACCACCGCAGATCACGACGACCGCGTCTTCCCTGCTCACAGCTTCAAATACACAGCCGCGATGCAGGCCGCCCAGGCGGGTGACGCTCCGGTCCTCATCCGCATCCAGGTCCGCGGCGGCCACGGTGCGGGGTTGCCGACGGCTTTACAGATCGAGCAGCAGGCGGACATTTATGGCTTTTTGGTGAAGAATCTTGGAATGAAATAG
- a CDS encoding DUF5615 family PIN-like protein: protein MKFLVDAQLPPGLARWLCENGHPSQHVKDLDLEDSDDSVIWDHALQNELTIITKDEDFAERTSRTFNGPAIVWLRLGNSTNRALLIWLEPRWPEISELLQLNHRLIEVR, encoded by the coding sequence GTGAAGTTCCTGGTTGACGCCCAACTTCCTCCTGGACTTGCTCGCTGGCTGTGTGAAAATGGCCATCCATCTCAGCACGTTAAAGACCTTGATCTCGAAGATTCCGATGATTCTGTCATTTGGGATCATGCCCTCCAGAACGAACTCACGATAATCACCAAGGACGAGGATTTTGCTGAACGAACCTCCAGGACTTTCAACGGCCCGGCGATCGTATGGCTTCGTCTTGGCAACTCGACAAACCGAGCATTGCTGATATGGCTTGAACCTCGCTGGCCGGAGATCTCGGAACTTCTGCAGCTCAACCATCGCCTGATCGAAGTTCGATAA
- a CDS encoding DUF433 domain-containing protein: MSPDLMNRITSNPRQCGGRPCIRGLRIRVKDILDMLAGGASEAEILEDYPYLEADDIRASLGYAAAQLDHAVVMVAT, translated from the coding sequence ATGAGCCCCGACTTAATGAATAGAATTACCTCGAACCCGCGTCAATGCGGTGGCAGACCGTGCATTCGCGGACTTCGAATTCGGGTCAAAGATATTCTGGACATGCTCGCGGGCGGTGCTAGCGAGGCCGAAATATTAGAGGACTATCCATACCTGGAAGCTGACGATATAAGAGCCAGCCTCGGCTATGCAGCGGCCCAACTTGATCATGCGGTAGTCATGGTAGCGACGTGA